The genomic region CGGTAGCCCGGGAAGATCTCGTCCAGCCGGGCGAGCGCCTTGTCGTCCAGGTGGACGTCGAGCGCCCGCACGGCGTCGTCAAGGTGCTGCTGGACACGCGGTCCCACGATCGGCGCGGTGACGGCCGGCTGGTGCAGCAGCCAGGCGAGCGCGACGTCACCAGGCTCGTGGCCAAGCTCGGCGGCGAAGTCCTCGTAGGCCTCGATCTGGGGGCGCCTGGCCTCCAGGGACTGCGCGGCACGGCCCTCCAGACGCCGCCTGCCCTCGCGCTCCTTGCGCAGCACGCCACCGAGCAGCCCGCTCTGCAGCGGCGACCACGGCAGCAGGCCCACGCCGTAGTGCTGCGCGGCGGGCAGCACCTCCAGCTCGATCTCCCGGGTGAGGAGGTTGTAGATCGGCTGCTCGCTGACCAGGCCGAACGTCCCGCGCTGGGCCGCGGCGGCCTGCGCCTGGGCGATGTGCCAGCCCGCGAAGTTACTGCTGCCGACGTAGAGGATCTTGCCGGCCGTGACGGCGACGTCGACGGCCTGCCAGATCTCATCCCACGGGGTATCACGGTCGACGTGGTGGAACTGGTAAAGATCGATGTAGTCGGTCTGCAGGCGGCTCAGGCTCGCGTCCAGGGCACGGCGGATGTTGAGCGCCGACAGCTTGCCCTCGTTGGGCCACTCCCCCATCGCGCCGTAGACCTTGGTCGCCAGCACGGTGCGCTCCCGGCGCCCGCCGCCCTGCGCGAACCAGCGGCCGATGATCGACTCGGTATGGCCCCTGCCCTCGCCGAGGCCCGACACGCCGGCCGAACGCAGGCCGTAGGCGTTGGCCGTGTCGAAGAAGTTGATCCCGTACCCGTGCGCCGACTCCATGATCTTGTGGGAGTCGTCCTCGCTGGTCAGAGGGCCGAAGTTCATCGTGCCGAGGCACAGGCGCGAGACGGACAGACCGGATCGACCGAGGTGGGTGAACTGCATCGCGGGCGGAGTCCTCTCGGTGGGGGATCAGCCGGCACCCACGCTCGGGCAGGCGGTATGCCGGCTCCATCGAGTCTGCACCTTCGAGCGTGCTCCAGGTCAAGCCGGCCGAGCACTACCCGTGCCACCGCCACCTGTGCCACAGCCGGCCGCGCCACCGTGGTCTGCTCATGCGCCCAGCAGACTCACGTCCGTTGGGGAGTCCACCGCGGCAGGGCCACCGCCGGTCCGTTGTGTGCTCCAGGCTGCGCTTCACCGGATCGTGGCTACGGCGGGGACTTGCCAGGGAGCGGGCGGTACCGGCCGACGCGACTGCTGTCAGCGCGTGATGGCGATGTTGAACCGCATCGTCTGCAGGGCCAGGTAGGTCGCAAAGAACAACGGCGCGGCGTGTTCGGTGGCTGTCGCACTGGCCACGCCCCCGAGGTCGAGGATGCTCTCCGTGGTCCAGCCCAGGTCGGCCAGCAACCCCTTGACGGCCGCCTTGGCGTCCTGGTTCTCACCGCTGACGAACACCGTTGCCTGCGAGAGCGAGGCCAGCGGGTCCACCATGATCGAGACGTTCATGGTGTTCAGAGACTTGACGACCCGGGCCCGGGGGAAGCGCGTCTGCACCCGCCGGGCGACGCTGTCGTTGGGGTAGGCCAGCGCCATGTCCGGCGTGAAGGCGGCCGACACGTCCAGCACGATCCGATCGGCGAGGACATCCTCCCCGATCCCCTCCAGCGTGGAAAGGACAGCAGTGCCAGGGATGGCGATGATGACCAGCTCGGCGCCCTGGACGGCATCCGTCTGACTGACCGACCCGGTGCGGTCCTCGGGGGTACGTGAACCGTAGGCCACCTCGTGGCCGGCGGACGCGAGCCGTGCTCCCAGCGCAGAGCCCACTTTCCCCTTACCGATGATCGCGATACGCACAACAGTCTCCTGACAGTTCGGACCCAAACAACAAGAGCGACAGATGGGATTACCCACCCGCATTTCGGGATCTCCAGCTACCTGGGCCAGGTCCTGGCAGGACTGTTCATGAGCATGCTCGCTGGAGGACTCGTTTTGAGCCGCGGCGTCTTTACCTGCCGTGTCCAGCAGCTCATCACCAGGGCACCACGCCAGCGTCCTCGAAGAACGTGCCGGTCGGGCCGTCGTCGGGCAGGGTCGCGAGTCTGATGGCGATCGCCGCGCCCTGTTCGGGGGTGCGCACGCCGCGGAAGCCGTTGAGGTCGGTCGCGACGAAGCCGGGGCAGCCGGCGTTGACCAGGATGTTCGTACCGCTCAGCTCCCGGGCGTACTGGAGGGTGACGGCGTTCAGGAACGTCTTCGACGGCGCGTACGCCACGGCCACCGGACCCGTCGTCTGCTCACCAGCGGTTCCTGACTGCCGGGTAAGGGAGCCGACACTGCTGGACATGTTCACGATCCGCGGCGAGGCAGAGCGGCGCAGCAGCGGCATCATCGCGTTGGTGACGCGAATGACGCCGATCACGTTGGTCTCCACGACCGTCCGGATGGTGGCCGGATCGACCCGGGTGGGCTCCTGCGGCATACCACCAGTGATGCCGGCGTTGTTCACGAGCACGTCGAGGCGCCCGGCCTGCTCCTCGATCAGCCGTGCGGCGGCGGTCGCGCTCGCGTCGTCGGTCACGTCCAGCGGTACACCGAACGCGTCAACGCCGGCCGCGCGCAGCTTTTCCACCGCGGCCTCCCGGCGCTGATCGTCGCGGGCGCCGACGCCGACGCTCCAGCCGAGGGCGCCCAGGCCCGCGGCGATTTCGTACCCGATTCCCTTGTTCGCGCCGGTGACCAGCGCAGTCGTCGGTTCGCTCATAGGGTCAATGCTGACCCGGACCCTGGCGAGGGGTCCAACACCGATCAGGTGACCAACGATACCGCCCAGGTATCGATCCGGGATAGCGTGGCGGCGTGGAGACCCGGGAACTGCGATACTTCGTCGCTGTCGCTGAAGAGCTGCATTTCGGGCGCGCCGCGCAGCGGCTCGGGATCGCACAGCCGCCCTTGTCACGGGCGATCCAGCAGCTCGAACGCCGGCTCGGG from Frankia alni ACN14a harbors:
- a CDS encoding aldo/keto reductase, with the translated sequence MQFTHLGRSGLSVSRLCLGTMNFGPLTSEDDSHKIMESAHGYGINFFDTANAYGLRSAGVSGLGEGRGHTESIIGRWFAQGGGRRERTVLATKVYGAMGEWPNEGKLSALNIRRALDASLSRLQTDYIDLYQFHHVDRDTPWDEIWQAVDVAVTAGKILYVGSSNFAGWHIAQAQAAAAQRGTFGLVSEQPIYNLLTREIELEVLPAAQHYGVGLLPWSPLQSGLLGGVLRKEREGRRRLEGRAAQSLEARRPQIEAYEDFAAELGHEPGDVALAWLLHQPAVTAPIVGPRVQQHLDDAVRALDVHLDDKALARLDEIFPGYRTAPEHFAW
- a CDS encoding NADPH-dependent F420 reductase: MRIAIIGKGKVGSALGARLASAGHEVAYGSRTPEDRTGSVSQTDAVQGAELVIIAIPGTAVLSTLEGIGEDVLADRIVLDVSAAFTPDMALAYPNDSVARRVQTRFPRARVVKSLNTMNVSIMVDPLASLSQATVFVSGENQDAKAAVKGLLADLGWTTESILDLGGVASATATEHAAPLFFATYLALQTMRFNIAITR
- a CDS encoding SDR family oxidoreductase codes for the protein MSEPTTALVTGANKGIGYEIAAGLGALGWSVGVGARDDQRREAAVEKLRAAGVDAFGVPLDVTDDASATAAARLIEEQAGRLDVLVNNAGITGGMPQEPTRVDPATIRTVVETNVIGVIRVTNAMMPLLRRSASPRIVNMSSSVGSLTRQSGTAGEQTTGPVAVAYAPSKTFLNAVTLQYARELSGTNILVNAGCPGFVATDLNGFRGVRTPEQGAAIAIRLATLPDDGPTGTFFEDAGVVPW